Proteins from a genomic interval of Caulobacter rhizosphaerae:
- a CDS encoding NAD(P)/FAD-dependent oxidoreductase → MTQEFDFDAVVVGAGAVGLACGYALSQQGLVVAVLEREDHIGQGVSSRNSEVIHGGLYYPTGSLKARLCVQGRRRLYAFLDKHHIDYKKCGKLVVATSQSEIPRLEAIYDQALANEVEGMDHLTGDQARALEPGLNAHAALLSPESGVFASHDYMLALQGEIEAAGGAVVVKTPFEGATPRAGGGFTVRIGGAEPASLACRLLVTAPGLSAQAVAATIEGFPADQIPAAHYGKGVYFRLAAKAPFQRLIYPPPIHGALGTHYRNDLGGQAVFGPDLDYVPAPDYSVDPARAAAFADYIRKFWPDLPADRLVPDYAGVRPKLHGPGEPQPDFQLRGADSHGLEGLMALFGIESPGLTSSLAIGEEVARRLTA, encoded by the coding sequence ATGACCCAAGAGTTCGATTTCGACGCCGTCGTGGTCGGCGCCGGCGCCGTCGGCCTGGCCTGCGGCTACGCCCTGTCCCAGCAAGGCCTGGTCGTGGCCGTGCTGGAGCGCGAAGACCACATCGGCCAGGGCGTGTCGTCGCGCAATTCCGAGGTGATCCACGGCGGGCTCTACTATCCGACCGGTTCGCTGAAGGCGCGGCTCTGCGTCCAGGGCCGGCGGCGGCTGTATGCGTTCCTCGACAAGCATCACATCGACTACAAGAAGTGCGGCAAGCTGGTGGTGGCCACCAGCCAGAGCGAGATCCCGCGACTGGAGGCGATCTACGACCAGGCCCTGGCCAACGAGGTCGAGGGCATGGACCACCTGACCGGCGACCAGGCCCGGGCGCTGGAGCCGGGGCTGAACGCTCACGCCGCGCTGCTGTCGCCGGAAAGCGGCGTGTTCGCCAGCCACGACTACATGCTGGCCCTGCAGGGCGAGATCGAGGCGGCTGGCGGGGCCGTGGTGGTCAAGACCCCGTTCGAGGGCGCGACGCCGCGGGCCGGCGGCGGCTTCACCGTGCGGATCGGCGGGGCCGAGCCCGCCAGCCTGGCGTGCCGCCTGCTGGTCACCGCGCCCGGCCTGTCGGCCCAGGCCGTGGCCGCGACCATCGAGGGCTTCCCCGCCGACCAGATTCCCGCCGCCCACTATGGAAAGGGCGTCTATTTCCGGCTGGCGGCCAAGGCGCCGTTCCAGAGGCTGATCTACCCGCCGCCGATCCATGGCGCCCTGGGCACCCACTATCGCAACGACCTGGGCGGCCAGGCCGTGTTCGGGCCGGACCTGGACTATGTCCCGGCCCCCGACTATTCGGTCGACCCCGCCCGGGCTGCGGCCTTCGCCGACTATATCCGCAAGTTCTGGCCCGACCTGCCCGCCGACCGGCTGGTTCCCGACTATGCCGGGGTGCGGCCCAAGCTGCACGGCCCTGGCGAGCCGCAACCCGACTTCCAGCTGCGCGGCGCCGACAGCCACGGCCTGGAGGGCCTGATGGCGCTGTTCGGCATCGAGAGTCCGGGCCTGACCAGCTCGCTGGCGATCGGCGAGGAGGTGGCGCGGCGCCTGACCGCGTAA
- a CDS encoding indolepyruvate ferredoxin oxidoreductase family protein, with protein MRHSEVTLDDKYLLEDGRAFITGVQALIRVLLDRKRLDTRAGLNTAGFLSGYRGSPLGGLDQQAARLSKLLTAHDVVFKEGLNEDLAATAVWGSQQANLFPGATHDGVFGMWYGKAPGVDRTGDVFKHANFAGSFPTGGVLAVAGDDHACKSSTLPSQSEFAFQDFEMPVLSPADVQEVLDYGLLGISMSRFSGLWTGMIALADTMDSGVTIDVSLNRHRLVIPDFPMPPGGLGIRLKDQPMEKERRLRLHKIPAALAFARANGIDRVVLGASHVRVGKARLGIVCQGQAYKDVLEAFTAMGMTLQEAADLGVSIYKVGMPWPLEPLGVRAFAAGLETLMVIEHKRGLIEPQARAALYDLPAHARPRIIGKLDEHGHPLLSELGSLSVAEIALAIYDRLPPGPHMERAQAYLNRVSAAGVAAVSLAADQARKPFFCSGCPHNTSTKLPEGSRALAGIGCHYMAGFNDPMTDLNTHMGGEGLTWVGAAPFTTEKHVFQNLGDGTYNHSGSLAIRAAVAAGANITYKLLFNDAVAMTGGQRAESGFTPAQITRQLASEGVARTVIVVDELERYQGVTDLAPGVDVFPRSELMSVQKMLRDTPGTTVLLYDQTCATEKRRRRKRGTMAKATKRVFINPLVCEGCGDCSIKSNCVSVEPLNTEFGRKRKINQSSCNQDYSCVDGFCPSFITLEGAESAKAKKAPALTVDSTPLPVFDDFHGVRRIIFTGVGGTGVTTVASILAMAAHVDGRAGSVVDMTGLAQKGGAVFSHVKIGETEETVVGGRVPAASADVLIACDMLVAASPEGLSLYAKDRTAAFGNSDFAPTADFVTSRDVRFDSGAMARRIKGATKSFDACPAQHLAETQFGDAIFANMIMVGFAWQRGVIPLSSRAVYRAIKLNGVDYESNLAAFELGRRVAHDPASMGPRDADVPTPETMPLAELIAKRTADLVAYQNEAYAKRYAAKIEKVALAEAANGGGEILTRAAAVNLYKLMAYKDEYEVARLYTDGRFAAELAGTFKGGKAKVWLAPPILAPKDKEGRPRKMAFGGWMLDLAFPVMAKLKGLRGGPLDVFGKTEERRMERGLITDYETTLDRLAGGLTPERLPLAARIAAIPQEIRGYGHVKDAAVVKAKAQAATLWSQWEG; from the coding sequence ATGCGGCACTCGGAAGTCACGCTCGACGACAAATATCTGCTCGAAGATGGTCGTGCGTTCATCACCGGCGTGCAGGCGCTGATCCGCGTTCTCCTCGACCGAAAGCGCCTGGACACCCGGGCCGGGCTCAACACGGCGGGCTTCCTTTCCGGCTATCGCGGCTCGCCCCTGGGGGGGCTGGACCAGCAGGCCGCCCGCCTGTCCAAGCTGCTCACGGCCCATGACGTCGTCTTCAAGGAAGGCCTGAACGAGGACCTGGCCGCGACGGCGGTCTGGGGCAGCCAGCAGGCCAACCTGTTCCCGGGCGCGACCCACGACGGCGTCTTCGGCATGTGGTATGGCAAGGCGCCGGGCGTGGATCGCACTGGCGATGTCTTCAAGCACGCCAATTTCGCCGGCAGCTTCCCGACCGGCGGCGTGCTGGCCGTGGCCGGCGACGACCACGCCTGCAAGAGCTCGACCCTGCCGTCGCAGTCGGAGTTCGCCTTCCAGGACTTCGAGATGCCCGTGCTGTCGCCGGCCGATGTGCAGGAGGTGCTCGACTACGGCCTGCTGGGCATTTCCATGTCGCGGTTCAGCGGCCTGTGGACCGGCATGATCGCCCTGGCCGACACCATGGACTCGGGCGTGACCATCGACGTCTCCCTGAACCGCCACCGGCTGGTGATCCCCGACTTCCCGATGCCGCCCGGCGGCCTGGGCATCCGGCTGAAGGACCAGCCGATGGAGAAGGAGCGCCGACTTCGCCTGCACAAGATCCCCGCCGCCCTGGCCTTCGCCCGGGCCAACGGGATCGACCGCGTGGTGCTGGGCGCCTCGCACGTGCGCGTCGGCAAGGCGCGTCTGGGCATCGTCTGCCAGGGCCAGGCCTACAAGGATGTGCTGGAAGCCTTCACCGCCATGGGCATGACCCTGCAGGAGGCCGCCGACCTGGGCGTGTCGATCTACAAGGTCGGCATGCCCTGGCCGTTGGAGCCCTTGGGCGTGCGCGCCTTCGCCGCCGGCCTCGAGACCTTGATGGTGATCGAGCACAAGCGCGGCCTGATCGAGCCCCAGGCCCGGGCCGCCCTCTATGACCTGCCGGCCCACGCCCGCCCCCGGATCATCGGCAAGCTGGACGAGCACGGCCATCCGCTGCTGTCGGAACTGGGCTCGCTGTCGGTGGCCGAGATCGCCCTGGCCATCTACGACCGCCTGCCTCCCGGCCCGCACATGGAACGGGCCCAGGCCTATCTGAACCGCGTCTCGGCCGCCGGCGTCGCCGCCGTCAGCCTGGCCGCCGACCAGGCCCGCAAGCCGTTCTTCTGCTCGGGCTGCCCGCACAACACCTCGACCAAGCTGCCGGAGGGCAGCCGCGCCCTGGCCGGCATCGGCTGCCACTACATGGCCGGCTTCAACGATCCGATGACCGACCTGAACACCCACATGGGCGGCGAGGGCCTGACCTGGGTGGGGGCCGCGCCGTTCACCACCGAGAAGCACGTCTTCCAGAACCTGGGCGACGGCACCTACAACCACTCCGGTTCGCTCGCGATTCGGGCCGCCGTCGCGGCCGGGGCCAACATCACCTACAAGCTGCTGTTCAACGACGCCGTGGCCATGACCGGTGGTCAGCGGGCCGAGAGCGGCTTCACCCCGGCCCAGATCACCCGCCAGCTGGCTAGCGAGGGCGTGGCCCGGACCGTGATCGTGGTCGACGAGCTGGAACGCTACCAGGGCGTCACCGACCTGGCGCCCGGCGTCGACGTCTTCCCGCGCTCGGAACTGATGAGCGTGCAGAAGATGCTGCGCGACACCCCCGGCACGACGGTGCTGCTTTACGACCAGACCTGCGCCACCGAAAAGCGCCGCCGCCGCAAGCGCGGGACCATGGCCAAGGCCACCAAGCGGGTGTTCATCAACCCGCTGGTCTGCGAGGGCTGCGGCGATTGCTCGATCAAGTCCAACTGCGTGTCGGTGGAGCCGCTGAACACCGAGTTCGGCCGCAAGCGCAAGATCAACCAGTCCAGCTGCAATCAGGACTACAGCTGCGTCGACGGCTTCTGCCCGTCGTTCATCACCCTGGAAGGGGCCGAGAGCGCCAAGGCCAAGAAGGCCCCGGCCCTGACGGTCGACTCCACGCCGCTGCCGGTGTTCGACGACTTCCACGGCGTGCGCCGGATCATCTTCACCGGCGTGGGCGGCACAGGGGTGACCACCGTGGCCTCGATCCTGGCCATGGCCGCCCACGTCGACGGCCGGGCCGGCAGCGTGGTCGACATGACGGGCCTGGCCCAGAAGGGCGGCGCGGTGTTCAGCCACGTCAAGATCGGCGAGACCGAGGAGACGGTGGTCGGTGGCCGGGTGCCCGCCGCCAGCGCCGACGTGTTGATCGCCTGCGACATGCTGGTGGCCGCCTCGCCGGAAGGTCTGTCGCTGTACGCCAAGGACCGCACGGCCGCCTTCGGCAACAGCGACTTCGCTCCCACGGCCGACTTCGTCACGAGCCGCGACGTCCGCTTCGACAGCGGGGCCATGGCCCGGCGGATCAAGGGCGCCACCAAGAGCTTCGACGCCTGCCCGGCCCAGCACCTAGCCGAGACCCAGTTCGGCGACGCCATCTTCGCCAACATGATCATGGTCGGCTTCGCCTGGCAGCGCGGGGTGATCCCGCTGTCCAGCCGCGCGGTCTACCGGGCCATCAAGCTGAACGGCGTCGACTATGAGTCCAACCTGGCCGCCTTCGAGCTGGGCCGCCGCGTGGCGCACGATCCAGCTTCGATGGGGCCGCGCGACGCGGACGTGCCGACGCCGGAAACCATGCCGCTGGCCGAGCTGATCGCCAAGCGCACCGCCGACCTTGTCGCCTACCAGAACGAGGCCTACGCCAAGCGCTACGCGGCCAAGATCGAGAAGGTCGCCCTGGCCGAGGCGGCGAACGGCGGCGGGGAGATCCTGACCCGCGCGGCGGCGGTGAACCTCTACAAGCTGATGGCCTACAAGGACGAGTACGAGGTGGCCCGGCTCTATACCGATGGACGCTTCGCGGCCGAACTGGCCGGGACCTTCAAGGGCGGCAAGGCCAAGGTCTGGCTGGCCCCGCCGATTCTCGCCCCCAAGGACAAGGAAGGCCGGCCGCGCAAGATGGCGTTCGGCGGCTGGATGCTTGACCTCGCCTTCCCGGTCATGGCGAAGCTGAAAGGCCTGCGCGGCGGACCGCTGGATGTGTTCGGCAAGACCGAGGAGCGGCGCATGGAGCGCGGCCTGATCACCGACTACGAGACCACGCTGGACCGCCTGGCCGGCGGCCTGACGCCCGAGCGCCTGCCGCTGGCGGCCCGCATCGCCGCGATCCCGCAGGAGATCCGCGGCTACGGCCACGTCAAGGACGCCGCGGTAGTCAAGGCCAAGGCCCAGGCCGCGACCCTCTGGAGCCAGTGGGAAGGGTAG
- a CDS encoding Lrp/AsnC family transcriptional regulator, with translation MSEQLDAVDAKILDLIQHDAGLSVAEIAERVGLSSSPCWRRIKRLEDAGVIQRRVTILDREKLGLGFEVYCTAKLSLPTKENLEVFEQAVAKWAEVVQCATVTGAADYELRIVTRDMRAFDEFLRDKLLSLGLVSNIESRIVIRGVKNSTAVPLGLVSPYVSPLG, from the coding sequence TTGTCCGAACAACTCGACGCCGTGGATGCCAAGATCCTGGATCTCATCCAACACGACGCCGGACTGTCCGTCGCCGAGATCGCCGAGCGAGTCGGCCTGTCGTCCAGCCCGTGCTGGCGCCGGATCAAGCGGCTGGAGGACGCGGGCGTCATCCAGCGCCGCGTCACGATCCTGGACCGCGAGAAGCTGGGCCTGGGCTTCGAGGTCTATTGCACCGCCAAGCTGTCGCTGCCGACCAAGGAAAACCTCGAGGTCTTCGAGCAGGCGGTGGCCAAGTGGGCCGAGGTGGTGCAGTGCGCCACCGTGACCGGCGCGGCCGACTACGAGCTGCGAATCGTCACCCGCGATATGCGCGCCTTCGACGAGTTCCTGCGCGACAAGCTGCTGTCGCTGGGCCTGGTCAGCAATATCGAGAGCCGGATCGTCATCCGCGGCGTCAAGAACTCCACGGCCGTGCCGCTGGGCCTGGTCAGCCCGTATGTGAGCCCGCTGGGGTAG
- a CDS encoding pirin family protein, with protein sequence MIDLVIDQRRKDLGGFEVGRVLPFHSRRMVGPFTFFDHMGPVAFEPGFPRNVDVRPHPHIGLSTLTYLFEGEITHRDSVGSQVEIRPGEVNWMTAGSGITHSERFEHLREHGGAMHGIQAWVALPDGQEEIAPSFSHHPRDEMPVYEEGGLKAALVAGKAFGASAKVPVFSPLFYVHWELAAGAKAGLPAEYPERAAYVAVGKVEAAGQVLHAGQMAVFKPGETITFEALEPSTVMLLGGEPVGPRFIEWNFVHSSKARIEQAKADWRAQRMKLPDLDDQEFTPLPEPSPPAQPMS encoded by the coding sequence ATGATCGACCTCGTCATCGACCAGCGCCGCAAGGACCTCGGCGGTTTCGAGGTCGGCCGCGTGCTGCCGTTCCACAGCCGGCGGATGGTGGGGCCCTTCACCTTCTTCGACCATATGGGCCCCGTCGCGTTCGAGCCCGGTTTCCCGCGCAACGTCGACGTGCGCCCGCATCCGCACATCGGCCTGTCGACCCTGACCTACCTGTTCGAGGGCGAGATCACCCACCGCGACAGCGTCGGCTCGCAGGTCGAGATCCGGCCCGGCGAGGTCAACTGGATGACCGCCGGCAGCGGCATCACCCATTCCGAACGCTTCGAGCACCTGCGCGAGCACGGCGGCGCCATGCACGGCATCCAGGCCTGGGTGGCCCTGCCCGACGGCCAGGAGGAGATCGCCCCCAGCTTCTCGCACCATCCGCGCGACGAGATGCCGGTCTATGAGGAGGGCGGGCTGAAGGCCGCCCTGGTGGCCGGCAAGGCGTTCGGCGCGTCGGCCAAGGTGCCGGTGTTCTCGCCGCTGTTCTACGTGCACTGGGAACTGGCGGCCGGGGCCAAGGCGGGCCTGCCGGCGGAGTATCCCGAGCGCGCCGCCTATGTCGCGGTCGGCAAGGTCGAGGCCGCCGGCCAGGTGCTGCACGCCGGCCAGATGGCGGTGTTCAAGCCGGGTGAGACGATCACCTTCGAGGCCCTGGAACCCTCCACCGTCATGCTGCTGGGCGGCGAACCGGTGGGGCCGCGCTTCATCGAGTGGAATTTCGTCCATTCGTCCAAGGCGCGCATCGAGCAGGCCAAGGCCGACTGGCGGGCCCAGCGCATGAAGCTCCCCGACCTGGACGACCAGGAATTCACCCCCCTGCCCGAGCCTTCGCCGCCGGCGCAGCCGATGTCTTAG
- a CDS encoding adenosine deaminase gives MTDTALETFVRGLPKAELHMHIEGSLEPELMFELAARNGVTLPFKTVDEIRAAYAFSNLQDFLDIYYQGAGVLLTAADFKDLALAYFRRLAADGGTHAEIFFDPQTHTDRGVAFETVIDGLVQGMEEAERTLGVTSKLILCFLRHLDEASAFATLEQAKPHLSRIAGVGLDSSEVGHPPAKFARVMQAARDLGLKVVAHAGEEGPPAYVWEAVDILAVDRIDHGNRALEDDCLTARLVQDGTTLTVCPLSNLKLCGVSDLKEHPLKRMLKLGLKATVNSDDPAYFGGYLLENYVQTAEAVGLTRDELVTLAKNSFTGSFLDEAEKARRVAAIDAYAAAH, from the coding sequence ATGACCGACACCGCCCTTGAAACCTTCGTCCGCGGCCTGCCCAAGGCCGAGTTGCACATGCACATCGAAGGCAGCCTCGAACCCGAGCTGATGTTCGAGCTGGCCGCGCGCAACGGCGTGACCCTGCCGTTCAAGACGGTCGACGAGATCCGCGCCGCCTACGCCTTTTCCAACCTGCAGGACTTCCTGGACATCTATTATCAGGGCGCGGGCGTGCTGCTGACGGCGGCCGACTTCAAGGACCTGGCCCTGGCCTATTTCCGCCGGCTGGCGGCCGACGGCGGGACCCATGCCGAGATCTTCTTCGACCCCCAGACCCACACCGACCGCGGCGTGGCCTTCGAGACGGTGATCGACGGCCTGGTCCAGGGCATGGAAGAGGCCGAGCGCACTCTGGGCGTGACCTCCAAGCTGATCCTCTGCTTCCTGCGCCACCTGGACGAGGCCTCGGCCTTCGCCACCCTGGAACAGGCCAAGCCGCACCTGTCCAGGATCGCCGGGGTGGGCCTGGACTCCTCGGAGGTCGGCCACCCGCCCGCCAAGTTCGCCCGTGTCATGCAGGCCGCACGCGACCTGGGCCTGAAGGTGGTGGCCCACGCCGGCGAGGAGGGCCCGCCGGCCTATGTCTGGGAGGCTGTCGACATCCTGGCCGTCGACCGCATCGACCACGGCAACCGGGCGCTGGAGGACGACTGCCTGACCGCCCGCCTGGTGCAGGACGGGACGACCCTGACCGTGTGCCCGCTGTCGAACCTGAAGCTGTGCGGCGTGTCCGACCTGAAGGAGCACCCGCTGAAGCGCATGCTGAAGCTGGGCCTGAAGGCGACGGTCAATTCCGACGATCCGGCCTATTTCGGCGGCTACCTGCTGGAGAACTACGTCCAGACGGCGGAAGCGGTTGGTCTGACGCGGGACGAGCTGGTGACCCTGGCCAAGAACAGCTTCACGGGGTCGTTCCTGGACGAGGCGGAGAAGGCCCGGCGAGTGGCGGCGATCGACGCCTATGCGGCCGCGCACTGA
- a CDS encoding DegT/DnrJ/EryC1/StrS family aminotransferase: protein MQALPKVSPEARRQAKAEAALAAAGVPQDFAAVEKVLRQGLASGLDARLADRFDRPTAVRAVATRVAALTAALVASGVRRGGVCIVPALASAATLEAIVGAGLRPWLVDVDPCSWMFDPAHLRERLGEAPPPIEAIVPTCAFGRAPDMTAWAAFQRETGLPIVVDATDGFDVIMEAPVPVIVGLPCGRGVFVASQDADFIARLEAPAFVGDAGLEGWSGQRLRLATAAQRLRMLLLGARIGFQPGWGMSWVSDAWVVSLPEGTAPLVAARLAEMGYATNPVGPGVVIRDQTPVADRLAKSVLSLPFHADLGIAELDELAEAVRKAL, encoded by the coding sequence ATGCAAGCCCTCCCCAAAGTGTCGCCGGAAGCCCGCAGGCAGGCCAAGGCCGAGGCGGCCCTGGCCGCCGCCGGCGTCCCGCAGGACTTCGCCGCCGTGGAGAAGGTGCTGCGACAGGGCCTGGCCTCGGGCCTTGACGCCCGGCTGGCCGACCGTTTCGACCGCCCCACCGCCGTCCGCGCCGTCGCCACCCGCGTCGCCGCCCTGACCGCCGCCCTCGTCGCCTCGGGCGTTCGTCGCGGCGGGGTCTGCATCGTCCCGGCCCTGGCCTCGGCGGCCACGCTTGAAGCCATCGTCGGCGCCGGCCTGCGGCCCTGGCTGGTCGACGTGGATCCCTGCAGCTGGATGTTCGACCCGGCCCACCTGCGCGAGCGCCTCGGCGAGGCCCCGCCGCCGATCGAGGCCATCGTCCCCACCTGCGCCTTCGGCCGCGCCCCGGACATGACCGCCTGGGCGGCCTTCCAGCGCGAGACCGGCCTGCCGATCGTAGTCGACGCCACTGACGGCTTCGACGTGATCATGGAAGCCCCGGTTCCGGTGATCGTCGGCCTGCCCTGCGGCCGCGGGGTGTTCGTGGCCAGCCAGGACGCCGACTTCATCGCCAGGCTCGAGGCGCCGGCCTTTGTCGGCGACGCCGGCCTCGAGGGCTGGTCGGGCCAGCGCCTGCGCCTGGCCACCGCCGCCCAGCGCCTGCGCATGCTGCTGCTGGGCGCCCGGATCGGCTTCCAGCCGGGCTGGGGGATGAGCTGGGTGTCCGACGCCTGGGTCGTCAGTCTGCCTGAAGGAACCGCCCCGCTCGTCGCCGCGCGTCTGGCCGAGATGGGCTACGCCACCAACCCGGTCGGCCCGGGCGTCGTCATCCGCGACCAGACCCCGGTGGCCGACCGCCTGGCCAAGTCTGTGCTCAGCCTGCCGTTCCACGCCGACCTGGGCATCGCCGAGCTGGATGAACTGGCGGAAGCGGTGAGGAAAGCGCTGTAA
- a CDS encoding class I adenylate-forming enzyme family protein: MSPTIVDMITADCGVMGDILRLRAADSPDHPAVIMETGEAVTYAQFDALADRVAAALQRDGVGQGEAVAVCALSSIPYAALFLGALRAGVAVAPLAPSSTPEAIAGMVADCGARRVFLDAGAAEAQAGAPIAVRQVALDGSGFAEAFDAWLAPVGAVPAAVTIAPDDPFNIIYSSGTTGAPKGIVQSHGMRWKHVFRGDAVGYGAEAVTLLSTPLYSNTTLVCFFPTLAGGGTVVLMRKFDAGKYLELAQKHRMTHTMLVPVQYRRLMDRPDFGDFDLSSTQLKFCTSAPFAAELKAQVLARWPGGLVEYFGMTEGGGTCILMAHEHPDKLHTVGRPAPGHDIRLIDEDGVEVGPGVVGEIVGRSAGMMNGYHGQPGKTAEATWISPEGLSFIRTGDVGRFDEDGFLTLMDRKKDMIISGGFNVYPSDIEAQIVQHPDVVEAAVVGVPSDAWGESPVAFVALKSPGEGRIDADGLRSWVNARLGKTQRLADLKLVQSLPRSHIGKVLKRELRDAWTASA; the protein is encoded by the coding sequence ATGTCCCCTACCATCGTCGATATGATCACCGCCGACTGCGGCGTGATGGGCGACATCCTGCGGCTGCGGGCGGCGGACTCCCCCGATCATCCCGCCGTCATCATGGAAACCGGCGAGGCGGTGACCTACGCCCAGTTCGACGCCCTGGCCGACCGGGTCGCCGCCGCCCTGCAGCGTGATGGAGTCGGGCAGGGCGAAGCGGTCGCGGTCTGCGCCCTGTCGTCGATTCCCTACGCGGCGCTGTTCCTGGGCGCCCTACGGGCCGGCGTCGCCGTCGCGCCCCTGGCTCCGTCCTCCACGCCCGAAGCCATCGCCGGCATGGTCGCCGACTGCGGCGCGCGACGGGTGTTCCTGGACGCCGGCGCGGCCGAGGCCCAGGCCGGCGCCCCGATCGCCGTGCGCCAGGTCGCCCTGGACGGCTCGGGCTTCGCCGAGGCCTTCGACGCCTGGCTGGCCCCGGTCGGCGCGGTTCCGGCCGCGGTGACGATCGCCCCCGACGACCCGTTCAACATCATCTATTCCAGCGGCACCACGGGCGCGCCCAAGGGTATCGTCCAGTCGCACGGCATGCGCTGGAAGCACGTGTTCCGCGGCGACGCGGTGGGCTACGGCGCCGAGGCCGTCACCCTGCTGTCGACCCCGCTCTATTCCAACACCACCCTGGTCTGCTTCTTCCCCACCCTGGCCGGCGGCGGGACCGTGGTGCTGATGAGGAAGTTCGACGCCGGCAAGTACCTCGAACTGGCCCAGAAGCACCGCATGACCCACACCATGCTGGTGCCGGTGCAGTACAGACGGCTGATGGACCGTCCCGACTTCGGCGACTTCGACCTGTCGTCGACCCAGCTGAAGTTCTGCACCAGCGCGCCGTTCGCGGCTGAGCTGAAGGCCCAGGTCCTGGCGCGCTGGCCCGGCGGGCTGGTCGAGTATTTCGGCATGACCGAGGGCGGCGGCACCTGCATCCTGATGGCCCACGAACATCCGGACAAGCTGCACACGGTGGGCCGCCCTGCGCCGGGTCACGACATCCGGCTGATCGATGAGGACGGCGTGGAGGTGGGGCCCGGCGTGGTCGGCGAGATCGTCGGCCGCTCGGCCGGCATGATGAACGGCTATCACGGCCAGCCCGGCAAGACCGCCGAGGCGACCTGGATCTCGCCCGAGGGTCTCAGCTTCATCCGCACCGGCGACGTCGGCCGGTTCGACGAGGACGGCTTCCTGACCCTGATGGATCGCAAGAAGGACATGATCATCAGCGGCGGCTTCAACGTCTATCCCAGCGACATCGAGGCCCAGATCGTCCAGCACCCCGACGTGGTCGAGGCGGCGGTGGTCGGCGTGCCCTCCGACGCCTGGGGCGAATCGCCGGTGGCCTTCGTGGCGCTCAAGTCTCCAGGAGAAGGGCGAATTGACGCGGACGGGTTGAGGTCCTGGGTCAATGCTCGCCTTGGTAAGACCCAGCGGCTGGCCGACCTGAAACTCGTCCAATCCCTGCCCCGCAGCCATATCGGCAAGGTCCTGAAGCGCGAGTTGCGCGACGCGTGGACGGCTTCTGCCTAG